In Saccharomyces eubayanus strain FM1318 chromosome XIII, whole genome shotgun sequence, one DNA window encodes the following:
- the DUS1 gene encoding tRNA dihydrouridine synthase yields MTEPVSSNTNNALMQKLTGPQLFDKIGRPTRIVAPMVDQSDLAWRILSRRYGATLAYTPMLHAKLFATSKKYREDNWCSLDGSEVDRPLVVQFCANDPEYLLAAAKFVEDKCDAVDLNLGCPQGIAKKGHYGSFLMEEWELVHGLINTLHENLKVPVTAKIRIFDDREKSLSYAKMVLDAGAQFLTVHGRVRDQKGQKTGLANWQTIKYLRDELPKETVFFANGNILYPEDISRCMENIGADAVMSAEGNLYNPGVFNVDHTQDKDKVFPRVDKIIREYFQIVKDCQESKASKTAMKSHFFKILRPLLPHHTDIRSDLATMNAKATWEEWEEKIVIPVEKVVEEIYQQPDIEDKDEITIGEMQAWGGSYRTVPYWRCQPYFRPVNGITGDKRVMQGLTDADMNKKRKADVPLESSGKTKEAKA; encoded by the coding sequence ATGACTGAACCGGTCTCGAGTAATACTAATAACGCTCTGATGCAAAAATTGACAGGTCCGCAGCTTTTTGACAAGATTGGCCGTCCTACTAGGATTGTTGCGCCAATGGTAGATCAATCTGATTTAGCATGGCGTATTTTGTCAAGGAGATACGGTGCCACTTTGGCGTACACTCCTATGTTACATGCGAAATTATTCGCGACCTCGAAGAAATATAGGGAAGATAATTGGTGCTCCCTAGATGGTTCTGAAGTGGATAGACCTTTGGTTGTACAATTTTGTGCCAACGATCCGGAGTACCTGTTGGCTGCGGCTAAATTTGTGGAAGATAAATGTGATGCTgtagatttgaatttgggCTGTCCTCAAGGTATAGCCAAGAAGGGACACTATGGGTCGTTTTTGATGGAAGAGTGGGAATTGGTACATGGTTTAATTAACACCTTGCATGAGAATTTGAAAGTGCCAGTCACCGCCAAAATTCGTATATTTGATGACCGTGAGAAGAGTTTAAGCTATGCCAAGATGGTATTAGACGCAGGTGCTCAGTTTTTAACAGTACATGGGAGAGTAAGAGATCAAAAGGGCCAAAAGACAGGTTTAGCAAACTGGCAAACCATCAAGTATCTAAGAGATGAACTGCCCAAAGAAACTGTGTTTTTTGCCAACGGAAATATCCTATATCCTGAAGATATCTCACGCTGTATGGAAAACATTGGCGCAGATGCAGTTATGAGTGCCGAAGGGAATCTTTATAATCCTGGTGTTTTCAACGTAGACCACACTCAGGACAAGGACAAGGTTTTCCCACGTGTGGATAAAATCATCAGggaatattttcaaatagtCAAGGATTGCCAAGAATCCAAAGCCTCGAAAACAGCGATGAAGtctcattttttcaagattctAAGACCTCTCTTACCGCACCACACGGATATCAGATCTGATCTTGCAACCATGAATGCAAAGGCCACCTGGGAAGAATGGGAGGAAAAAATAGTGATACCTGTGGAAAAAGTGGTGGAAGAAATATATCAACAACCAGATATCGAGGACAAGGATGAAATAACTATCGGCGAGATGCAGGCTTGGGGCGGTTCGTACAGAACCGTGCCATACTGGAGATGTCAGCCATATTTTAGGCCTGTTAACGGTATCACTGGTGATAAAAGAGTTATGCAAGGCCTGACAGATGCAGACATGAACAAGAAACGTAAAGCTGATGTACCGCTAGAATCTTCTGGTAAAACGAAGGAAGCAAAAGCATAG
- the CFF1 gene encoding Cff1p — MSANIQEAADAAIEPVSFVKVPALEPPTSLQQMIHDWQLIKHREGGYFKETDRSPLTMDLEKPQDGDSTDSVTVTRNQSTLIYYLLTPDSPIGKFHKNINRITHILQRGKGQYVLVYPDGQVKSFRVGFDYKKGEVSQWVVPGGVFKASFLVPNEEFDNGLLISEVVVPGFDFEDHTFMKGEDELKSLVGPERAAELAFLV, encoded by the coding sequence ATGTCAGCTAATATACAAGAAGCTGCTGATGCAGCCATTGAGCCTGTAAGCTTTGTTAAAGTCCCTGCGCTTGAGCCTCCAACTAGTTTGCAACAAATGATTCATGATTGGCAACTGATCAAGCACAGAGAAGGTGGGTACTTCAAAGAGACAGACAGGTCTCCCTTGACCATGGACTTAGAAAAGCCACAAGACGGAGACTCTACCGATAGTGTTACAGTGACAAGGAACCAGTCTACGCTGATTTATTACTTGCTGACTCCCGACAGCCCAATTGGGAAATTTCACAAGAATATTAATAGAATTACGCATATTTTGCAAAGAGGTAAAGGTCAATACGTACTAGTGTACCCTGATGGCCAAGTAAAATCATTTAGGGTTGGATTTGACTATAAGAAGGGAGAAGTCTCCCAATGGGTTGTCCCCGGAGGTGTTTTTAAAGCAAGTTTCCTTGTACCAAACGAAGAATTCGACAACGGGTTGTTGATTAGTGAAGTAGTGGTACCTGGGTTTGATTTCGAAGATCACACCTTTATGAAAGGTGAAGATGAGTTGAAGAGCCTTGTTGGTCCTGAAAGGGCAGCCGAGTTGGCATTCTTAGTTTAG
- the WAR1 gene encoding War1p, translating into MNTQFSVAGLAAGKESNGNSKANSKMTSPRSDDPLIDMTTQTIIEGCLDDDTRLMFPTKLETTENGKIKRNSFACVCCHSLKQKCVPSDANDIYRKPCQRCLKHKKVCKFDLAKRTRKRKHRSRSSASLESPIQNVSTKGEFPADFKESSLKNNASFPIAFPPDPNTKQVPNSRTVLPGLQQSLSDLWSTLSQPPSERVRDTEPTPSEDRIVNKSTQANSENSVSTNISLLASTDERTKNGGAPVIYSSYNSPIPMPSIPTSTNSEASFKRRPSVVGNKETCNGKMKRKKNSYSKHMTRSFRKQLQSLIISQKGKIRDISMKLDTWSKQWNDLVERSMFLPTISDPVSVGIISHEEATLRLHLYKTKISYLSKLPFIKVEEKVSVDELRKRKPILFSVIMSCVSIVLAPKQTTRGTIMKLDSFVLNLITNQIFKANNKSIEIIESLSTLCLWYNFFEWSSKTRYHIFNYICCCLTRDLGPTYVNRSFGMFSDEDPDRFKSPLELYSSGSRLILLVYVSALNISIFLRQSIQARWSHVTEKACQDLIKEKKESNQNDNDKSLLDITDDPILVQFAKMNHVLENIHTHLHERDFNEDEFDDCDFTRNYISKLIEKYHRQLKEIFINLDRNRPRVIAFYYSVEAYLYQYKLAVFIGEKSHALNEKIELPKEITEDFVKCYQCCKCALEEFSKLEPILITSLPLFHTSRIIYTVGMLLLKLRYSVVAIPSFHDLMPLTDDAIALVIGVNNLLEKTSELYPFNNSLYKFRYVIALFCQTYANKVINVADRYNAKREEQTQRQTVDETCHDDKDVRPTDTYETEPQNMEKEQDPIVENNTRQSVSTVPDEMLPVYSRVRDDTAAMSLSINSTSYFNGSLRQPQESLAGSTLLPPPFISNTNISNNTDISNIKPSPSSSVDNLNDYLTDINSLAWGVNSLNDEFWTDLFMNDN; encoded by the coding sequence ATGAACACACAATTTTCAGTAGCCGGACTTGCCGCTGGAAAAGAGAGTAACGGCAACTCGAAGGCCAACAGTAAAATGACGTCGCCAAGGTCCGATGACCCACTCATAGATATGACTACGCAGACAATTATAGAGGGATGCCTTGACGACGATACTAGACTAATGTTCCCCACCAAACTGGAGACTACTGAAAATGGtaagataaaaagaaattcattTGCATGCGtatgttgtcattcttTGAAGCAGAAATGTGTGCCTTCCGATGCTAATGATATCTATAGGAAACCATGCCAAAGATGTCTAAAACATAAGAAAGTTTGCAAATTCGACCTTGCTAAAAGGACTAGGAAGAGAAAACACAGGTCGAGATCCTCTGCATCTCTCGAATCGCCGATACAGAATGTCTCTACAAAAGGCGAATTTCCCGCTGATTTTAAGGAATCGAGCTTAAAGAATAACGCATCCTTTCCCATCGCTTTCCCTCCCGATCCGAATACGAAACAGGTTCCGAACTCTCGTACAGTTTTACCTGGACTTCAGCAAAGTTTGTCTGATCTCTGGTCAACGCTAAGCCAGCCACCTTCGGAAAGAGTAAGGGACACCGAACCAACACCTAGTGAGGACAGAATTGTCAATAAATCTACGCAAGCTAACAGTGAAAACTCTGTATCGACAAATATATCCTTATTGGCATCCACTGATGAGCGTACAAAGAATGGCGGTGCTCCGGTAATATACAGCTCTTATAACTCGCCAATACCGATGCCTTCTATCCCCACCAGTACTAATAGCGAAGCATCTTTCAAGCGTAGACCAAGTGTTGTGGGAAATAAGGAAACCTGCAATggcaaaatgaaaagaaaaaagaattcatATTCCAAACACATGACACGATCATTTAGGAAGCAGCTACAATCACTAATTATATCTCAAAAGGGTAAGATTAGAGACATTTCAATGAAGTTGGATACGTGGTCGAAGCAATGGAACGATCTCGTTGAAAGGAGCATGTTTTTACCGACAATATCGGATCCCGTATCCGTAGGAATCATATCTCATGAAGAAGCCACCTTGAGGCTGCATCTTtacaagacaaaaatttcatatCTGTCAAAATTACCGTTTATAAAAGTCGAGGAAAAAGTCAGCGTCGATGAGctgagaaaaaggaaaccaatattattttctgtcATCATGTCTTGTGTTTCCATCGTATTAGCTCCCAAACAAACAACCAGAGGAACGATAATGAAGCTTGATAGTTTTGTATTAAACTTAATCACAAATCAGATTTTCAAGGCCAACAACAAATCCATTGAAATAATTGAATCACTATCTACATTGTGTCTATGGtacaatttctttgaatggTCCAGCAAGACAAGATACCATATATTCAATTACATTTGTTGCTGCTTAACAAGGGATTTGGGGCCTACTTATGTCAATAGATCCTTTGGCATGTTTAGTGATGAGGATCCCGATAGGTTCAAATCACCTTTGGAACTCTACAGCAGCGGTTCCAGATTAATCTTATTGGTGTATGTTTCGGCACTAAacatttcaatttttctacGTCAGTCGATACAGGCTCGCTGGAGTCACGTCACTGAAAAGGCGTGCCAGGATTTgatcaaggaaaaaaaggaatcaaaCCAGAATGACAATGATAAGTCATTACTTGATATAACTGATGATCCTATCCTAGTACAATTTGCTAAAATGAACCATGTCCTAGAAAACATCCATACTCACTTACACGAACGAGATttcaatgaagatgaatttgatgattGTGATTTTACGAGGAACTATATCAGCAAActgattgaaaaataccATAGACAGttaaaagaaatttttattaatCTCGATAGAAATAGGCCAAGAGTAATTGcattttattattctgTGGAGGCTTACCTATATCAATATAAACTTGCGGTATTTATTGGAGAAAAGTCCCATGCcttaaatgaaaaaattgaattaCCCAAAGAAATAACGGAAGATTTTGTTAAGTGCTATCAGTGCTGCAAATGTGCCCTCGaggaattttcaaaattagaGCCAATTTTAATAACCTCTCTGCCTTTATTCCATACGTCTAGGATCATTTACACTGTAGGTATGCTTTTGTTAAAATTAAGGTACTCTGTTGTTGCCATTCCTTCCTTTCATGATCTGATGCCATTGACAGATGATGCCATTGCCTTGGTGATAGGGGTGAACaatcttttggaaaagacaTCCGAATTATACCCGTTCAACAATTCTCTTTACAAATTTAGGTATGTTATCGCATTATTTTGTCAGACATATGCAAACAAAGTTATCAATGTCGCTGATCGCTACAATgcaaaaagagaagaacaaaCGCAAAGGCAAACTGTAGATGAAACGTGCCATGATGACAAGGACGTGCGACCAACAGATACGTATGAAACGGAACCACAAAACATGGAGAAAGAACAGGATCCTATCGTCGAAAATAATACCCGCCAAAGTGTATCTACTGTTCCAGATGAGATGTTACCAGTATATTCAAGAGTTCGTGACGATACTGCTGCCATGAGCCTGAGTATCAATAGCACTTCCTACTTTAATGGGTCCTTACGCCAACCTCAAGAGAGCCTGGCAGGATCAACGCTATTGCCCCCACCATTCATTTCGAATACTAACATTTCCAATAACACTGACATAAGTAATATAAAGCCATCACCCAGTTCGTCGGTTGATAATTTGAACGATTATCTGACCGATATTAATTCCTTAGCATGGGGTGTGAACTCACTAAATGACGAGTTTTGGACAGATCTTTTCATGAATGACAATTAA
- the BET5 gene encoding TRAPP subunit BET5 produces the protein MGIYSFWIFDRHCNCIFDREWTLASNSASGTINSKQTEEDAKLLFGMIFSLRSITQKLSKGSVKNDVRSISTGKYRVHTYCTASGLWFVLLSDFKQQSYTQVLQYIYSHIYVKYVSNNLLSPYDFAENESEMRGQGTRKITNRNFISVLESFLAPMVNQ, from the coding sequence ATGGGgatatattcattttggATCTTTGATAGACATTGTAACTGCATATTTGATAGAGAATGGACACTGGCATCCAATAGTGCAAGTGGTACAATAAATTCCAAGcaaactgaagaagatgcaaAACTACTATTCGGCATGATATTCTCGTTACGCTCTATTACACAAAAACTATCCAAGGGCTCTGTCAAGAATGACGTAAGGAGTATATCGACTGGGAAGTATAGAGTTCACACATATTGTACAGCTTCAGGACTATGGTTTGTATTATTATCGGATTTCAAGCAGCAGTCTTATACACAGGTCTTGcagtatatatatagtcACATTTATGTCAAATATGTGAGCAACAACCTGTTATCGCCATATGATTTTGCTGAAAATGAAAGCGAAATGAGAGGTCAAGGTACAAGGAAAATTACTAACAGAAACTTTATTTCTGTCTTGGAATCATTTTTAGCACCAATGGTCAATCAATGA